From the Candidatus Neomarinimicrobiota bacterium genome, the window GTGGTTTTTGAACCTGCGGCTGACTATACCGAAGGCAATATGGAAATCCACTATGTTACCTATAACTCCTTTTTTAATGAATGGGATCCTGCGGTTCCTCTGAGCCAAAGTACTGAGAATGCGACGGGCATTCCCGCTGTTGTAGCTGATGATGCTGGAAGGGTTTTCGCTTCCTGGAAGGAATTAAGTGCTGATGGTATGCGAGATATGATGTTTTGCAAATGGGAAAGTGGCTCATGGTCAACCCCCATTGTGGCTGATGACATCGACAATAATGCGGGTGTGGGAACCATCAATATTGGTCCAGATGGTGACTTGTTTATTTCATTCTCGATCTGGAATGATCCAGCAGTATTTGATCCCAATATCTATGTCAGTCAAAGTTCGGATATGGGCGTAAACTGGAATACTACCAATCTGACAACTGAATATCCCACACCGGGTGAATTACCCTTCAATTATATGGATTCTGATATTGCCCCTTTGGAGGACACTCAAATGATGGCTGTCTGGGAGGACAAACCCCTGCCGGAAACCAACCAATATGAGATCATGATGTCCATTATGGATGCTGAAAACAACTGGTCAACACCGGAGATCATCAGTCCCTATCTGGATGGAACCCCTCAGGTTGCTCGCTATATCGATGGGTGTACTCCCAGGACAGAAGCGGTTTCAATTTATGAATTTAGTGGATTTGAGTATCCTTTGGCTGGTCAGTCCAACACGATCTACTACGATAATGGCAGCTCCAAGGTTCTTTCCACCTTTATGAATCCCTACTATCAGTTCCCCTTGAATGAGCGCGACAGTCTGGTGGCTTCAGTTCTAAATTTCTTTGGCGTGGTAACCTCAGGTAGCATTCTCTTTGTAGATGATGACAATAAATGGAATAATGAAGCCGCTGTCACAGAGCCGCTTGATAATCTCGGTTTCAGCTATACCACCTTTGATTGTGGTGATATTGGAGGGATTCCCACTGATTTGCCTCCTGCAGATAGTCTGACCGGTTATGATCTGGTGATCTGGTTCACCGGTGATGATGGGGTCCTGGATAATCTGGCATTGTGGGATGTTCAGGATATTGATAATACTGAAGTGACTGCTTTTCTGGATGCTGGCGGTGAGTTATGGATCGTGGGTCGGGATTGGATGTACGACCGCTATGGTGCTGCCGATGCTGGTCCAGAGGATAGCTTCAGCACAGGTGATTTTTGTTATGATTATCTGGGAATTCAGTCCTATGATAGTCAATCCTATACAGAAGCTGATGGAACTACGGGCGTGGCTTATCTCAATCTGGTGGACGGAACTGGCTTTGCTGGTCTGGATCCACTGGGATGGGGCAACGCCGGTGTCCGGGATGGTGAGCCGGTGATCGCTGCCGATCCCAGTGGCAATGTTCACATGGCTTTTTACCGCGCGAATGGTTCTCATATCCACTACATGAAGTACCAGGCTGGGAGCTGGAGCAATCCAGTTCAGATAGATGCTTCGGCAGATACACTGACAGTTCAGCGTCCTAGTATTACCGTTGATCCCAATCACGGGGTTTATATCACCTGGATGGAAAGGAATGATGAAGGTATCTATAATGTGATGTACCGGACTTCTCCTGATGCCGGATCTACCTGGAATGATGTGGCTCAACTCAGTGCCTGTGACTATGTGAATGCCACGAACTATTCCATCAAGAATCCCACACTGGGACGCAAGGTCAGGGAAGCGGGGATCGGTTTTGGCGGAGGCGCTGATGTGATCTGGACTCAGGCCGACGAGAACTCCAGTTTGGGTTATTACATCATGTATGGTAATATTCCTTATGTAGGCACAGTTCCAGTAGGTGTGGATGGTGAACCACAGGTGGTTGAAAGCTTTGAATTGACCTCAGTTTATCCCAATCCT encodes:
- a CDS encoding T9SS type A sorting domain-containing protein, with translation MKKMILILLVLALAGLAQTNNSVVAEVDYFNATRYSGARNIARTSDGNIFVVFEPAADYTEGNMEIHYVTYNSFFNEWDPAVPLSQSTENATGIPAVVADDAGRVFASWKELSADGMRDMMFCKWESGSWSTPIVADDIDNNAGVGTINIGPDGDLFISFSIWNDPAVFDPNIYVSQSSDMGVNWNTTNLTTEYPTPGELPFNYMDSDIAPLEDTQMMAVWEDKPLPETNQYEIMMSIMDAENNWSTPEIISPYLDGTPQVARYIDGCTPRTEAVSIYEFSGFEYPLAGQSNTIYYDNGSSKVLSTFMNPYYQFPLNERDSLVASVLNFFGVVTSGSILFVDDDNKWNNEAAVTEPLDNLGFSYTTFDCGDIGGIPTDLPPADSLTGYDLVIWFTGDDGVLDNLALWDVQDIDNTEVTAFLDAGGELWIVGRDWMYDRYGAADAGPEDSFSTGDFCYDYLGIQSYDSQSYTEADGTTGVAYLNLVDGTGFAGLDPLGWGNAGVRDGEPVIAADPSGNVHMAFYRANGSHIHYMKYQAGSWSNPVQIDASADTLTVQRPSITVDPNHGVYITWMERNDEGIYNVMYRTSPDAGSTWNDVAQLSACDYVNATNYSIKNPTLGRKVREAGIGFGGGADVIWTQADENSSLGYYIMYGNIPYVGTVPVGVDGEPQVVESFELTSVYPNPFNPSVNIEFVLHAPAMVDARIYDLSGREVAVIVEHRQVDAGQNQLLWNASGFASGVYLLKLESQGKYQIQKLTLLK